tttgtcagttaaaaacagagtaagggagttcgtagatgaggagatggaggtattgggtagatggcgagaatattttgaggaacttttaaatgtcgacgaagaaagggaggcggtaatttcatgcactggccagggaggtataccatcttttaggagtgaagaagagcagaatgtaagtgtgtgggaggtgcgtgaggcattatgtagaattaaatgggtaaagcagctggaactgacggcatcatgacagaaatgttaaaagcggggGGATATagagttggagtggttggtatttttgtttaataaatgtatgaaagaggggaaggtacctagggattggcagagagcatgtatagtctctttatataaagggaagggggacaaaagagattgtaaaaattagagaggaataagtttactgcgtataccaggaaaaatgtacagtagggttatcattgaaagaattagaggtaagacagaatgtaggattgcggatgagcaaggaggttttagagtgggtaggggatgtgtagatcaagtgtttacattgaaacatatatgtgaacagtatttagataaaggtagggaagtttttattgcatttatggatttagaaaaggcatatgatagagtggataggggagcaatgtggtagatgctgcaagtatatagaataggtggtaagtcactatatgctgtaaagagtttttatgaggatagtgaggctcaggttagggtgtgtagaagagagggagactacttcccggtaaaagtaggtcttagagagggatgtgtaatgtcaccatggttatttaatatatttatagatggggttgtaaaagaagtaaatgatagggtgttcaggagaggggtgggattaaattatggggaatcaaatacaaaatggcaattgacacagttactttttgctgatgatactgtgcttgtgggagattctaaagaaaaattgcaaaggttagtaaacgagtttgggagtgtgtgtaaaggtagaaagtttaaagtgaacatagaaaagagtaaggtgggtatcataaagaaaaactggatatcaaattggggaggaggagtatggaagaagtgaatgttttcagatatttgggagttgacgtgttagcggatggatttatgaaggatgaggttaatcatagaattgatgaaggaaaaaaggcgagtgttGCATCgagatatatgtggagacaaaaaacattatctatggaggcaaagaagggaatgtatgaaagtatagtagtaccaacacttatatgggtgtgaagcttgggttgccaatgcagcagcgaggaggcagttggaggcagtggagatgtcctgtctaagggcgatgtgtggtgtaaatattatgcagaaaattcggagtgtggaaattaggtggtgtggagttaataaaagtattagtcacagggcagaagaggggttgttgaggtggtttggtcatttagagagaatggatcaaagtagaatgacatggagagcgtataaacctgtaggggaaggaaggcggggtagggggtcatcctcgaaaaggttggagggagtgggtaaaggaggttttgtgggtgagaggcttgaacttccagcaagcgtgcgtgagcgtgttagataggagtgaatggagatgaatgatatttgggacctgatgagctgtgggagtgtgagcagggtaatatttcatgaagggattcagggaaaccggttatttttatatagccatacttgagtcctggaaatgggaagtacaatgcctgcactttaaaggaggggtttaggatattggcagtttggagggatatgttgtgtatctttatatgtatatgcttctaaactgttgtagtaTTCTgtgcacttctgcaaaaacagtgattatgtgtgagtgaggtgaaagtgttgaatgatgataaaactattttctttttggagattttctttctttttgggtcaccctgcctctttgggagacaaccgacttgttaaaaaaaaaatcaatgaatGGAAATGAAGGTTTCTCCCAGCACTTCTCTAGCCATCAATTTACACCAGTTACTCTTGACAAATCAAACCCTCATGAACATGATGATGACAATTAAATTCCATGGAAAACTGTTGAAAGCAAGCATCAAATTTCTAATTTctgacagaaaaatggacagacATGGATAAGGATGAGACATAATATAAACAAAAGACATTTGTTATGTTTTGAAATTAAATTTAATAAGGATGCCATATCTATGCAATTTAAGATCCAGGTCTCATCAAATGTCTTTAGCATTCAGGTTAATTATATGATGAACACTATGCATGTACAGTACCACAGTATGAATATCTTATAAAATTTTCCTACAGATAACTGTTAGAATACAAAGCAGATCACAAAACGTGGTACAGTACTGACCTTGACTGTTTGTATTGCCCGTACACCTCTGATTTCTCTCAGGACGAAAATAGTTTGGTTTGGAGTTAACGAGTTCTCGAAGTATTGGAGGAGACAAGAGGCTATAACACAAGCTCTCCCTAACCCACCCATGCAActgaaattaaataaaaattaacATTTTAAACACTTGATATGAATTCTGTTTTTTATATTAGTTCATATATCTAATGGGATTAAACCTTTTATCATAATACTTCATGAGCATACATTAATTTAACCCCTTCCATTGTCAGTCACGTAGATCTGCATTATTGATGCATGGGTCCCCTCACATAGAGCTGTCTTGAGTTCAGTTCACTTAGATAAGCtgagagcagtaaattttggcctaaatatgagagaatgggtctatgcagtgAATGTACACAGTGTAAAAGAATCCTACCCTAcatggtgcatgatgggaaaacaaAACTCTGACCTGTTTGCTTTAAAATAGTGACTTTGAGGGGCATTTTCTAGGACAATTTTTGTGGCTTTATTGGATatttcttagttttttttttttagaatgcaAGACATACCactgaaatagagataattttggttAGTTCCAGTACCAAAAGTAGCTAGAAATCAGCCTCAAACTATTCGaaatacaatggaacctcaaatatcaaactttcttcgttccagacggctgttcaagtgccattaccaaacgaatttattcccatcaggaataatgtaaattagattagttaatttcagaccctcaaaaatacacttataaaagcacttacaaaaatacacttacataattggttgagttgggagcagttcgatatttgaggttcaaCTGTATTAGATTTTTGCCAATTTTCCTGAGGATGGGTAAGGCCTACACCCCTCCATCTGTTTTGTGGGCTATTACTAGGTCtaattcaattattgggatgccataaaccatgaccaatcattcctggttatacagcctttcctcacttagcgacatatgGTACTTGTTTACTGACCACTTGGACTTACaaccagctctccaaccagtatgcaaacctaagtTTTGTATATCagaactgatttcctctatttttaTTATAgtatacagtacattactgtgtaaacatttaaaaatatactagaatgttataaatggtgcaaaggtgatgaAAAAAATCTAAAGagggttgacacaaacccactactagTATAGTGTGCTCCTCACTTCTACTTTTAAGAACAGGGccccattgttaagtgaggagaggctgtattttattATCCGAGAAATAAGGTAAATCTTTGATTGTaatgatgaattcaaaatggaaggaaaGTGCAATATAGGAGAGACCTGGGGGCATGATTAATGAACCTAGGAAATGTTTTAGTACCTGGAATGTTAAACGTTTATTGGAATTCTTTTGAATTTTGTGTAaatttggccaaattaccaaattctattcactttatagggtagttttgatagttgaatgggcagtttcttttgCTTACTTGATAGGAAGGAAAGCATACCAGTGaagtagctaagaatttggtcaaattgAGCAAAGGAAGTGGCTTgcaataggactcaaagtgggtgaaattgctgatgtgtAAATTGCACCCTGACTGCTAACTTTGCACTTGTGTAATtctaagtttttcatcaaatttcgtacttttggtgtcattattgttttcagaaaaaaaatatttcattttttttgtttaaATGTGGACACTGTAAGCACTTTTAATTTTGAGGCTCTGGACTGTGAAGGGTTTAAAATAATGCTGAAATATAAAGTTTTAGGCTtcattttaaaaaaaataattaccgtTCCTCCAAAAACATGGTATACGTGTAGTACTTACTGAATGAGAACCTTTCGATTTTCCTCTAATGCCTGGCGAACTGTATCAATGATTTTCATTACATTTTCAACTGAAGGGACTGTGCCATCAGGAAATGGATAGTGGTGGAGCCGCATTCCTCTCATCTCGTATTCTGCTATCAAATTTGGCACTCTGTATTTTCGCAATTCACCTTTTGTAACGAGCATCACCACATCAGAAATGCCCAAATTCTCTATCTTATCTGAAAATTAAAAATGTATGAAAATAGGAACAGCATTCACTCACTAAAAATTCTTTTACCTATGAATGATTAGAAATTCAACAATATGAATAATTCCCATGGTGGAATTAGGTAAGAATATTGTGAAAAAAAAGAGTAACAACCAactgtttaatctaataataattATGGTCTTTGAATGGCCCAGAGCTGGAATAATACTTTTACTAATAAACTCTAACCTTAGCCCTTCATATTTTCATTCTCTAGTGTAGGTCCCCCACTCAATATTGACTTGAATAGCAGCTAAGCAGTGCAACAACCATCAATTTTATTGTATCATTAGACATTCTAAaattacagtactgtattatgatTTACCAAGTCTTAATTTCCACCACTACTCAGATATTTGAAGGTTATTATAGAGTTCGCATTCTAAGGTTTAGCAGTATTGTAGTACGAATTCTCTTAGCTTTGTGATATTATGAACCAACACAatgttaatgttaagaattaatctaagtctgcccgaaatgcctagctatgctaggtgtcctagtggccccctctgtaattagtattttctttctttcaacacaccggccgtatcccaccgaggcggggtggcccaaaaggaaaaacgaaagtttctccttttacatttagtaatatatacaggagaagaggttactagccccttgctcccggcattttagttgcctcttacaacacgcatggcttacggaggaagaattctgttccacttccccatggagataagaggaaataaacaagaataagaactagaaagaaaatagaagaaaacccagaggggtgtgtatatatgtgcttgtacatgtatgtgtagtgtgacctaagtgtaagtagaagtagcaagacgtacctgaaatcttgcatgttcatgagacagaaaaaaggacaccagcaatcctaccatcatgtaaaacaattacaggctttcgttttacactcacctggcaggatggtagtacctccctgggcggttgctgtctaccaacctactacctagtattagtattagtattttataacatgtaaaccacacaatacccaaaacctgtaaaccccacattgtaacccttatagagaataaacttaaattgaattgaattgagtgAAAGATGCCAAGCCTCTCATTTACATTTATGTTTGTATAGTACTGTATACTGTGGCTAAAAATCTTACGGTGCTGGAAAACATGATTTGCACAACTTACTTAAATCCATATGCAGGTTTTGATTTATATTTCTGAAGCGACAGCCTGGAAGACCACTGAGTGCAACACTCTGTGGACAGCCCATGAATGACATGTCCAACCTACAAGATCAAAATTTTAATAAGTACAGTACATGTAATATTTTATGACATAAGGAAAACTGGGATAATATACTACATGTACAATATTCAAACACAGAGTTTTCTCTATTATTTAACAAAAATGAGGTGCAAAATACTACCATATAGTATTAATACTGGGCAACTAATACTGAGTTGGTAATAATATGAACAATTTCATATAATATTTATGGCAGACACCATCTGAGATGATCCTATAGTATATTAAATCACTCAAGTTGATTTCATCAAACTATTTTATAATAACGAACTGCACTCCTTTATGGTTAACATCTAGAATATAAAGAAATTGCACAAAAAACATAAATCTTAAATAATTATCATATTAACTTTCTGGGCTTGCATTTTCAACTTGAGATTATCTAGCACATCACTTGGTATTAGGGAATTGGTATACTATATTAGTACATTTGGTACTACATTTATTCATCACTGCAGAAAATCTTGAAAATAAATATGACCTTTCCTTGAAGAACATAAAATCATTTCTAAGAAATAACCACCAAAGGGCTATAATACTTAACCTTAAACTGTATATCACTTATATTTATGGCTGTGTAGGGCCCTGTTTACCATGTGAATTTACAAACCATGTTACAGAAAAGCATGCGAAAATTACAGAAAAGCAGAGCATAGAGGCAGTGGTACTATCCCAAGAAGAAACAGTGTAAGGATTGATTtctacagaaaacaatatgatgaaaCTATTGTTCTAGTGTTTCAAGTTCATATGAAGAGACAATTTAAAGTTACCTGGAAACAAAAGGTAGAAAAAAATGTAAGCAAGTCAAATTCACGTGTATCCTACTTTCTGGTAATACCAGTACGTACTCAATAACATTAATACTGGAGTGATAATAGTTAAAAACTTGACTTACCAGTCTACCTTCAGTGTCTGTATTGAAGCCTGACTCGACTCATCATCCGAGTCTGATGAGTCGAACATTTTGTTCTGGAAGTACCAAGTAAAGATACATCAACACCTACCACTGAATTTAAAGTTTCTTTAATTATTTTTTCAGTATTCCCTTAACTGTCATGCCTGGTAATACTGTACAGGCATACCTCAGTAATACGGCGCTTGCTTTAGAGCATTTTGCAAATATGACGCTTTTCAATTATATTCGTGTTTATCATTTTTGATGCTTGCCTTACTCTTAAGTTGGTTTTCAGCaatttagaattttttttatttattatttttacttttgcatTTCTTTAGGCCTAGTGTTATTGTGCACTTAATGATgttagtgtaaacatgtttttaggGTTTTATATATGCATTGGCAAGTGAAAAAAGAGGCTGTGATTTGCTTCAAGATGATATTTGCTCTTTATGGTggcagtctggaacctaacctgccatattagTGAGACATGTCTGTACTTAGGTTTTGCATAATTAAATCATTAGTCTGTTCGGTTAAAACTTATCAATTGCACTTGGGACATTAAAACAGATTACTAGATGGTTATGCTAGATCATTAGGAAATGTAAGATAATTTAGCAGACTGGTGTACCTTATGATACCCAACAGGGAGCTCTCTGATTTTTTTAGACATTCATCATGTTGATACCACACTGTAAATCATTTAAATTGTATTTTGGGGATGTAGataatgttgaacatgtgtctaatttatcaaactaTTTTACTAATTATTATTTTCTAAAGAAATCTCTGGTCTTTCAATTAACCCCTACATTGATCAacttaattctatgattcatgtGTAATATGAATAATTGGAAAAATAGTGGAGGAAACAATTGGCCACCAGAGCAACATATGGGACTACAATACAAGtactacatacagtggaacctcggtatacgaccagctccctactcgaacaaagctcagcactcgaccaaacaaatatgACCTGACAGAACTTCGCTGTGAACTATTTTGTCTCTTGGCAtcttttggtgttttttttttgtatcatttGTATAaacaagtcaccatggggcctacgacaattagtgataacagccaacccaacagaaaattggttggggtGAACTTGTTTGATACTCAAACGGAGTgtcactcgaacagccttctggaatgaattacggtcgcataccaaggttccactgtagttggcCACATTTCAAGTCTCTCTAACTACACGTACATTAATAAGGCTGCAACTTACCCAAGTTATTGATATGGGAttatttgtccgaaatgctctgcataaacaaGGGCTTTCAACATGCAATTCAATATCACCCATTTCTGCGTAAGCATCGTATAATGTTGATATAAACTTGTATTTGTATTTTAACAAATCTACTATATAGCTGCCAGACTTTATAACTTATATGTCTCCTTCTCAAGATTAGTGTAGCTTTAATTTTTACCCAGTGTTACCTGTCTTATAGCTGGATTAAGTGTATGATTAATTAGTTATGGTAGAGTGACCTCTTTATTTAAGGGGCTAATATGGGGAAGGGGGTGTCCATTAAAGCCACTGTCCATTAAATCCAAATGAGAAATATTTTTACACGATTGTAACAGTCACAGACAATTCTAGATTTCACAAACTTCGTGTATTGCTTCTGAATATTCTCAGCCCAAGGTTTTGTCCATTAAATCTGAAAACCATTAAATTGCGGTCCGTTAAATTAAGGTTTCCTATAACCAAGTCAGGAAACAGAAGCTGTGGCTTACACATTCCCAGGTACTGCTAGCTTAATTATTACAGTCATAGAAAGAGCTAATGTTGTGTGGCTCATTCAGCACTACATGTAAAAATATGTCAAGAAGGAAAATGGCAAAAAAAGAGCGAAAAGGAAAGGGGGGCCACAGTCTGTGTAGCAAATAAATAATAGTTAAGAAATCATACAGAGGATCCACATTAAAGGTCAGAAAAACACAGACACATCAGGGCAGTGAAGAAGGTCTCTCAAGTGAAGTCAACTTGTCCGATGTCtgtattaaagccatatagcatgaccTAATACTCCAGTCTCTTgttgcagacgatgcaacatccccccagtgaaaagcaggggtaccactagcacgttaagacaacacaataagtgtcaggggtccaagactgttcaactgcctcccagcatacataagggggattaccaatagacccctggctgtcttcaagcaggcactggacgagcacctaaagtcggtacctgatcagtcgggctgtggttcgtacgttggattccatgcagccagcaataacagcctggttgatcaggccctgatccaccatgaggcctggtcacagactgagctgcgggggcgttgacccccggaactctctccaggtaaactgttatTGCTTTATTAATCTTAATTTAATTCTAAGTTTGCCTGAactgctctgcatataaaggggcttttggcatgttcatCCAACtattatatttctttgtacaaatatgtatcgtgccaaaataaaatattattattacgatGACAGTCCACTGGACTGTCACAAAGATCTCTAATGATGCAGTGCAAAGTGCTATTACCTAGTTTGAAGCCCAGCTGTCAGTGTGATCTCCCATCCACGTACTAACCATGTTCAATAGTGCACAATCTAATTGACCAAATCTTGTTAAAAATTACCTTGGGTGACTTTGTAATTAcaataaaaaaatacaaatacaACCCACATTTGTAAAGTACTGTATGTAATACAGAAGGCTTTATATTATGTAAATTATCAAGGAGGAATCCCTGAACATGCCATAGGGTCCTTCTGCACATGAGGGATGGTAAACAACAAGGTTTGACCCAAGGAAGGGGAGGCCAGGTCACATCTTTGGATCAGGACCACCCTTTTCCCTCagacatcaaggcaccttcctggCTGA
The window above is part of the Cherax quadricarinatus isolate ZL_2023a chromosome 60, ASM3850222v1, whole genome shotgun sequence genome. Proteins encoded here:
- the LOC128694461 gene encoding cyclin-dependent kinase inhibitor 3 isoform X1; its protein translation is MGDIELHVESPCLCRAFRTNNPISITWNKMFDSSDSDDESSQASIQTLKVDWLDMSFMGCPQSVALSGLPGCRFRNINQNLHMDLNKIENLGISDVVMLVTKGELRKYRVPNLIAEYEMRGMRLHHYPFPDGTVPSVENVMKIIDTVRQALEENRKVLIHCMGGLGRACVIASCLLQYFENSLTPNQTIFVLREIRGVRAIQTVKQYNFVQDFRSLCETWMDEDIERSVSR
- the LOC128694461 gene encoding cyclin-dependent kinase inhibitor 3 isoform X2; the encoded protein is MFDSSDSDDESSQASIQTLKVDWLDMSFMGCPQSVALSGLPGCRFRNINQNLHMDLNKIENLGISDVVMLVTKGELRKYRVPNLIAEYEMRGMRLHHYPFPDGTVPSVENVMKIIDTVRQALEENRKVLIHCMGGLGRACVIASCLLQYFENSLTPNQTIFVLREIRGVRAIQTVKQYNFVQDFRSLCETWMDEDIERSVSR